The Fulvivirga ligni genome window below encodes:
- a CDS encoding Crp/Fnr family transcriptional regulator produces MYYPRIKNIISHFMVMDEALIEEAHDRLITFEYKKNDYILRSNEVCNYFYFIMKGGARSFYITKSGIEKTRLIAFEDRILTVLQSFTQQQPSLESLQVLEDTVLLGLHRDSFFYLLDKYAEWDRFYRMMLEEAFFFQNKKIENHITLTAQERFDLLLEKRPEFIQRVSNKVLASFLDVREETLSRLKSKSRF; encoded by the coding sequence ATGTATTATCCACGCATTAAGAATATCATTTCTCATTTCATGGTCATGGATGAGGCCTTGATAGAGGAGGCTCATGATCGGCTCATCACTTTTGAGTATAAGAAGAATGACTACATATTGAGAAGCAATGAGGTGTGCAATTACTTTTACTTTATAATGAAAGGAGGTGCCAGGTCCTTCTATATCACCAAAAGTGGGATAGAAAAAACCAGGTTAATTGCTTTTGAGGATAGAATTCTTACTGTATTACAGAGTTTTACTCAGCAGCAACCTTCTCTTGAATCACTTCAAGTACTTGAAGATACTGTTCTTTTAGGCCTACACCGGGATTCATTTTTCTACCTGCTGGACAAATACGCTGAGTGGGATCGGTTTTACCGTATGATGCTAGAAGAGGCTTTTTTCTTTCAGAATAAAAAAATAGAAAATCACATTACACTTACTGCCCAGGAGCGCTTTGATCTACTGCTGGAAAAAAGACCCGAGTTTATTCAGCGGGTATCTAATAAGGTGCTGGCAAGCTTTTTAGATGTAAGGGAGGAAACCCTCAGCCGATTAAAGTCCAAAAGTCGATTTTGA
- a CDS encoding amidohydrolase family protein, whose translation MTTKDKKLKIITTEEHFATKEISAYYIDQVKALNPHFQDAYSINDKYSPSLEQIADLADGRIADMDKHGIDMQVLSYTSPGLQMVAGSEAAHVAKKANDLVGTAMKNYPDRFSGFASLPTADVKAAVYELERCVNELGMNAAIINGRTNNLFLDHPSFEPILATAEKLETPIYIHPVVPPKAVYDTYFDGLDPLVSARFSTAGWGWHNEAGIHGVRMMAAGVFDKYPNLQIILGHWGEMATFYLERISNVLTPVSKNLDRSYSEYFQNNFYITPSGMFSVPSLLHSMQIIGADRILYAVDYPYVPHDGARAFLENAPISEADKHKIGYQNVESLLKLKF comes from the coding sequence ATGACTACAAAAGATAAAAAGCTAAAGATAATTACCACTGAAGAGCATTTTGCCACTAAGGAAATCAGTGCGTACTATATTGATCAGGTAAAGGCTCTAAACCCTCATTTTCAGGATGCCTATAGCATTAATGACAAGTATTCTCCTTCACTAGAACAGATTGCCGATCTGGCAGACGGGCGCATAGCGGATATGGATAAACATGGCATTGATATGCAGGTATTATCCTACACCAGCCCCGGACTACAAATGGTTGCAGGCTCGGAGGCAGCTCATGTAGCTAAGAAAGCTAACGATTTGGTAGGTACAGCCATGAAGAATTATCCTGACCGATTCTCTGGATTTGCATCTCTGCCCACTGCGGATGTAAAGGCGGCTGTTTATGAGTTGGAAAGATGTGTGAATGAGCTAGGAATGAATGCTGCGATCATTAATGGCAGAACCAATAACTTGTTTCTGGATCACCCATCTTTTGAGCCCATCTTGGCTACTGCAGAAAAATTAGAAACGCCTATTTATATACACCCTGTAGTGCCTCCAAAGGCGGTGTATGATACTTATTTTGATGGCTTAGATCCGTTAGTGAGTGCCAGGTTCTCTACAGCTGGCTGGGGGTGGCATAATGAGGCAGGAATCCACGGTGTGAGGATGATGGCCGCTGGAGTTTTTGATAAATATCCAAACCTTCAAATTATACTCGGACATTGGGGTGAGATGGCCACCTTTTATCTTGAGCGGATCTCAAATGTGCTAACCCCGGTATCTAAAAACTTAGATCGTAGTTACTCAGAGTACTTCCAAAACAATTTTTATATTACGCCTAGTGGTATGTTTTCAGTACCCTCTCTGCTACATAGTATGCAGATCATAGGGGCTGATCGTATTTTATATGCAGTAGATTATCCATATGTGCCACATGATGGGGCCAGAGCATTCTTGGAAAACGCTCCCATTAGCGAAGCTGATAAGCATAAGATCGGTTATCAAAATGTTGAAAGTTTACTAAAATTAAAATTTTAA
- a CDS encoding alpha/beta fold hydrolase encodes MKSMNQSVEGVKSGILNVDGASLYYETKGDGPLMLMIPGANGDHFIFNGIREILSETFTVATYDRRGFSGSELQGDQDYSKRINTDANDAAELIKYLTNEPAYVFASSSGALVSLQLMSLHPDLIKALIPHEPTALKYLNDTENWEKANHDLYDLYKEEGAGAAKRKFVDSYIPGTADGEIMKKNDGSDNPNVVYWFEHEVRQYPSTDFDTDVLRANKGKIAFCVGRESIQAVAAWPVTILASQFGTDVLYVPGGHLGYLLHPPTFAVDLIDGLKKRGLV; translated from the coding sequence ATGAAAAGTATGAATCAATCTGTTGAAGGTGTGAAGTCTGGAATTTTAAACGTAGATGGCGCTTCATTATACTATGAAACTAAAGGAGACGGACCGTTGATGTTGATGATACCGGGTGCGAATGGTGATCATTTTATATTTAACGGGATAAGGGAAATCCTCAGTGAAACTTTTACCGTGGCCACCTATGATAGAAGAGGCTTTTCGGGATCTGAGCTACAAGGGGATCAAGATTATTCAAAACGAATAAACACTGATGCTAATGATGCGGCAGAGCTAATCAAATACCTTACTAATGAGCCGGCATATGTTTTTGCCAGTAGCTCCGGCGCACTGGTTTCTCTTCAGTTAATGTCATTACACCCAGACTTAATAAAAGCACTTATTCCGCATGAACCCACGGCTTTAAAATACCTAAATGATACAGAAAATTGGGAAAAGGCTAATCATGACCTATATGATTTATATAAGGAAGAGGGAGCAGGAGCTGCTAAACGCAAGTTTGTAGATTCATACATCCCCGGTACGGCTGATGGGGAAATCATGAAGAAAAATGATGGTAGTGATAATCCCAACGTAGTCTATTGGTTCGAACATGAAGTAAGACAATACCCGTCTACTGATTTTGATACGGACGTGCTCAGAGCCAATAAAGGTAAAATAGCCTTTTGTGTAGGTAGGGAGTCGATACAGGCAGTGGCGGCATGGCCAGTTACTATTCTGGCTAGTCAGTTCGGAACAGATGTCCTGTATGTACCTGGCGGGCATCTAGGCTATCTACTGCATCCGCCGACATTTGCAGTCGACTTGATTGATGGCTTAAAGAAAAGAGGGTTAGTATAA
- a CDS encoding ATP-binding protein: protein MADSTFIKEALKRCEDEKIHLIGSIQSHGYLVGVNRHDYIIKYVSENIELLFKGELLGEKIDIIDGQINTSVSGNTLVELLNTQVRTENFDGYNPYSITLNGVPYNLITHTISDLIVLEFEPETNDSKGLEINSFLGDVLIHLNVSNKTLKEIFAVASIKLKDLLGMDRVMIYQFDDDWSGEVIAEAKESDLEPYLGLHFPATDIPRQARILYTKNKTRHIASTLSEPVHILSKSNKPLDQSFCQLRSVSPVHIEYLKNMGVTASFSISLLCHGKLWGLVSCHHYSPKFLDYNTRKASEIISHYLSNIVELKSDKDLAEQRDKYEHVVQTLETQIREDWNLKSGLTSHNTNLLSLNRAQGAALFIQDEITVIGETPSENDVKAIIDAFFNSDIQEDVFHTTSLAHLYPFTEKMKDVASGLMIVVISKELKECLLWFKPEKIQNVSWAGKPDKVLTTSDEGVVSLSPRKSFEKWETTVSNTSESWRPYEVEAAKVVKEKIETYLRLKSNEVRRLNEKLTLAYDELNTFSYTLSHDLRTPLNNIHGYLELYLEEEGLDVADNFYLQKVMSNTELMQKMIKEVMSYAQVTQAEVEFTDVNVHEVIEEIQAQLHKESPNCVIQNELSPDLIIQGNAVMLFQILFNLVENALKYRDKNKECYVKVFSEQNEEKIDLYIEDNGVGIDPKDLNNIFRLFKRVNRDPAIQGSGVGLSIVKKLISKHNGTIEVTSEVGKGSIFKITFNKVQ, encoded by the coding sequence ATGGCTGATAGTACTTTTATAAAAGAAGCATTAAAACGTTGTGAAGATGAAAAAATACATCTCATTGGTTCCATTCAATCTCATGGCTATCTTGTTGGCGTAAATAGGCATGATTATATCATCAAGTATGTAAGTGAAAACATAGAATTGCTGTTTAAAGGCGAGCTACTTGGTGAAAAAATTGACATCATTGATGGTCAAATCAACACTTCGGTAAGTGGAAACACGCTAGTAGAGCTTCTTAACACTCAGGTAAGAACGGAAAATTTTGATGGTTATAATCCTTACAGCATTACTCTAAATGGTGTGCCTTATAACCTGATCACACATACTATATCTGATCTCATTGTCCTAGAATTTGAACCCGAAACAAATGATAGTAAGGGACTGGAAATCAACTCATTCCTAGGTGATGTACTCATTCACCTTAATGTATCTAACAAAACCCTGAAAGAAATTTTTGCGGTAGCTAGTATTAAACTTAAGGACTTGCTAGGCATGGACAGGGTGATGATATATCAGTTTGATGATGACTGGAGTGGCGAAGTGATAGCTGAGGCTAAGGAAAGCGATCTTGAGCCTTATTTAGGCCTGCATTTCCCGGCTACAGATATACCCAGACAGGCTCGTATACTTTACACCAAGAATAAAACCAGGCACATAGCCAGCACACTTTCTGAACCTGTTCACATTCTCTCCAAGTCAAATAAACCATTGGATCAAAGTTTCTGTCAGCTTAGGTCAGTTTCTCCGGTGCATATAGAATATTTGAAAAACATGGGCGTAACGGCCAGTTTTTCCATTTCTCTACTTTGCCATGGTAAACTATGGGGGCTAGTATCATGCCATCATTATTCGCCAAAATTTCTAGATTATAATACCAGAAAGGCTAGTGAAATCATATCGCATTATCTTTCTAATATCGTGGAGTTAAAGTCTGACAAAGATTTAGCTGAGCAAAGAGACAAATATGAGCATGTGGTCCAAACTCTGGAGACTCAGATAAGAGAAGACTGGAATTTAAAATCTGGACTAACATCACACAATACCAATTTACTCTCTTTAAACAGAGCTCAAGGTGCTGCTTTGTTTATTCAAGATGAAATAACAGTAATTGGAGAAACTCCTTCAGAAAATGATGTGAAGGCTATTATTGATGCTTTTTTCAATAGTGATATTCAAGAGGATGTTTTTCACACCACATCTCTTGCACATTTATACCCTTTTACTGAGAAAATGAAAGATGTGGCCAGTGGTCTGATGATAGTGGTCATATCTAAAGAGCTTAAAGAGTGTCTTCTTTGGTTTAAGCCGGAAAAGATACAGAATGTAAGCTGGGCGGGTAAACCTGATAAGGTGCTTACTACCAGCGACGAAGGTGTTGTATCCTTATCACCTCGCAAATCATTTGAAAAGTGGGAAACTACTGTTTCCAATACTTCTGAGAGCTGGCGCCCCTATGAAGTGGAAGCAGCAAAAGTGGTAAAGGAAAAGATTGAAACCTATCTAAGGCTTAAATCCAATGAGGTAAGAAGATTAAATGAAAAACTGACTTTAGCTTATGACGAGCTAAATACCTTTAGCTATACCCTATCTCATGATCTGAGAACACCATTGAATAACATTCATGGTTATCTGGAGCTGTATCTGGAAGAAGAAGGGCTAGATGTAGCTGACAACTTCTATTTACAAAAGGTGATGTCAAACACTGAATTGATGCAAAAAATGATCAAGGAGGTAATGTCATATGCGCAAGTAACCCAGGCAGAGGTAGAATTCACTGATGTTAACGTGCATGAGGTAATTGAGGAGATTCAAGCACAGCTGCACAAAGAGTCACCCAACTGCGTTATTCAAAACGAGCTATCTCCAGATCTCATTATCCAGGGCAATGCTGTAATGCTTTTTCAGATACTGTTTAATCTGGTAGAGAACGCGCTGAAATACCGGGACAAAAATAAAGAGTGCTATGTTAAAGTATTTAGCGAACAAAATGAAGAGAAAATTGATTTATATATAGAGGACAACGGTGTGGGCATTGATCCCAAGGATTTAAATAATATTTTTAGATTATTTAAGCGTGTGAA